GAATGTGTGGATGTGAGCTGCCCCGGGTTTTATCAAGAATTGGCAAGGCTCTCAGGTGCTTGATTCTCAAACAAAGCTTTTTGGGATTCTTGGAAATCCACTTAGTCATTCGTTGTCTCCGGCGCTGCACAAATATTTGCTAAATGAGATCAGTCAAGAAGGCCGCTATCATTCTTTTGAAATAAAGAAAAATCAACTCGCTGATACTATTAACGGAATAAAAGCGGATGGCTTTCTTGGCTTTAACGTTACGATTCCGTACAAACAAACAATTATCCCGCATCTATCTAAAATGGATGAAGAAGCTCATTTCATTGGCGCAGTAAATACCGTTCATATCCAAGGTAACAAACTTTTCGGATTTAATACGGATGGCCAGGGCTTTATTTCAGCGGTAAAAAAAAGACGTGTGCAGCCTGAGAATTTCTCGGCGATTGTACTTGGGGCAGGAGGGGCAGCCCGCGCTGTGATTTTTAATTTAATTCGATGCGGAGTGAAAAAACTTTTCATCTTCAATCGAACTCTGCAGCGAGCAGAAAGCCTGGCAATGGAAGTTTGCAAAAAATTCCCATCTGTCGGAGTCGATTCCGGTGATTCAGAGTCGAAAACTATTTCTTCGGCAGTAGGCTCACATCATCTGATTATTAATGCGACTTCTTTGGGAATGTGGCCGGACATTCGTAAAGCGCCCTACTTGTTCGAAGAGGATGCGTCGGGTTGGGTCGCAATAGATTTAATTTACAATCCGCTGCAAACGAAATTCTTAAAGTCTGCACAGGAAGCTGGAGCAAAAACACTAGATGGTTTGGATATGTTTATTTTTCAAGGGGCGGCTTCTTTGAGAATTTGGCTTGGATTAGAGAACGGTATTGAATTCAATCATGAACAGTTAAGAAATTACTTGTCGAGAGAACTTGAAAAATATGGGCACAATTAGATACCTGACCGCCGGTGAGTCACACGGGCAAGGCCTCGTCGGAATATTAGAGGGGATTCCAGCCGGCCTGGAAATCACAGAGGAAGACATCGCTGTAGATTTAAAGCGCCGGCAAATGGGTCACGGCCGGGGTGGCCGCATGAAAATTGAGCAGGACAAAGCCCAGATTTTTTCCGGAGTGCGTTTTGGCAAAACACTCGGCAGTCCGATTGCGCTGATTCTGGAAAACAAAGACTGGAAAAACTGGCAAACAAAGATGTCCGTTAAAGACATCGATGAATCTATTAAGGAGGTTCGGGTCCCACGTCCCGGACACGCCGATTTAGCTGGTGCCATCAAATATGGACACCGGGACATCAGGAACGTGCTGGAACGGGCGAGCGCACGGGAAACAGCCATGCGAGTTGCTTTGGGTGCGATTGCCAGCAAATTTTTGGCGGAGTTTTCTATAAAAATCGTAAGTCATGTTCTACAAATTCATTCAATTAGCAATTCTTTCACCGTCGCAGGTTTGGGCGAGAAAAAATCTGATTTGACTTTCGAATTAAGCGAGATCAGTGATCTGGCGGACCGCTCGTCGGTTCGATGCCTGGACGGTTCAATTGAAAAAGAGATGATTGCCAAAATTGACCAGGCCAAAAAAGACAAAAATACCGTAGGCGGTATTTTTGAAGTTGCCTGCCTAAATTTACCTATTGGCTTGGGCAGTCATGTTCACTGGGACCGAAAACTGGATGCCCGGATTTCCCACGCGATGATGAGCATTCCTGCAATGAAAGGGGTAGAGATTGGTTTAGGATTTGAGGCGGGGACTCGTTTCGGCTCTGAAGTTCACGACCAAATTTATTATGATAAAGATAGTAAAAAATATTTTCGATCCAGTAATGGTGCGGGCGGCTTGGAAGGCGGGATCACTAACGGCATGCCTTTGGTGGTGCGAGTTGCGATGAAACCCATCTCCACATTGATGCGGCCTCTGGATTCCGTTGATATGGCAACGAAGGAGCAAACTGAGGCGCATGTCGAACGCAGCGACGTCTGTGCCGTGCCGGCTGCCTCGATAATTGGGGAGGCAATTTTAGCCCTGGTTTTAACTGAAGCGTTTTTAGAAAAATTTGGCGGCGATTCAATTAAAGAGATAACCCGAACCTATAAGGCATGGGAGAAGAATTCAAATAGCTAAAACAAACATCTATTTAATCGGATTTATGGGGGCGGGGAAAAGCACAGTCGGAAAAATTCTGGCTGAAAAACTAAATCGAGATTTTTATGATACTGACCAGGCAATTGAAGAGTCAACTAAAAAGTCAATTTCTGAAATATTTGAATCTGAAGGAGAAGATTATTTTAGAGATAGGGAAGAAGAAATAGTAAAAAAAATAGCCAGTGAGGTAAAAGAGGCTGTCGTTGCGCTCGGAGGAGGCGCAATTTTAAAGCTCACAAATTGGGAGTTAATCACTCGTTCCGGAGTTATTGTTTATTTGCAATGGAAGTTCAATTCCCTTTTAAATAGACTCACCAACGATGATTCAAGACCATTGGCTGCAAAGATACCGCGGGAGTCTTACCAAACAGAATTCTTGAAATTATTTGAGCTTCGAAAACCGATTTATGCGCAGGCCGATTTTATCATCGATTGTTCTGATGATATGAGTGAAACGCAGGTTGCTGATGAAATT
This genomic interval from candidate division KSB1 bacterium contains the following:
- a CDS encoding shikimate kinase gives rise to the protein MGAGKSTVGKILAEKLNRDFYDTDQAIEESTKKSISEIFESEGEDYFRDREEEIVKKIASEVKEAVVALGGGAILKLTNWELITRSGVIVYLQWKFNSLLNRLTNDDSRPLAAKIPRESYQTEFLKLFELRKPIYAQADFIIDCSDDMSETQVADEIINELEKRK
- the aroE gene encoding shikimate dehydrogenase, with protein sequence MLDSQTKLFGILGNPLSHSLSPALHKYLLNEISQEGRYHSFEIKKNQLADTINGIKADGFLGFNVTIPYKQTIIPHLSKMDEEAHFIGAVNTVHIQGNKLFGFNTDGQGFISAVKKRRVQPENFSAIVLGAGGAARAVIFNLIRCGVKKLFIFNRTLQRAESLAMEVCKKFPSVGVDSGDSESKTISSAVGSHHLIINATSLGMWPDIRKAPYLFEEDASGWVAIDLIYNPLQTKFLKSAQEAGAKTLDGLDMFIFQGAASLRIWLGLENGIEFNHEQLRNYLSRELEKYGHN
- the aroC gene encoding chorismate synthase produces the protein MRYLTAGESHGQGLVGILEGIPAGLEITEEDIAVDLKRRQMGHGRGGRMKIEQDKAQIFSGVRFGKTLGSPIALILENKDWKNWQTKMSVKDIDESIKEVRVPRPGHADLAGAIKYGHRDIRNVLERASARETAMRVALGAIASKFLAEFSIKIVSHVLQIHSISNSFTVAGLGEKKSDLTFELSEISDLADRSSVRCLDGSIEKEMIAKIDQAKKDKNTVGGIFEVACLNLPIGLGSHVHWDRKLDARISHAMMSIPAMKGVEIGLGFEAGTRFGSEVHDQIYYDKDSKKYFRSSNGAGGLEGGITNGMPLVVRVAMKPISTLMRPLDSVDMATKEQTEAHVERSDVCAVPAASIIGEAILALVLTEAFLEKFGGDSIKEITRTYKAWEKNSNS